attgttgttcgATCCCCTATGCAGGTGACTCGTAGCCTAGCTGCTAAAGCTTTTCAAACTTCACTGTCCCTTTGTAGGGAGACCTTCTTCTCAGCTACAATGGAGGATAATTTGGTGCTACGGTTTGTTTCATGAACCTCCTAATCATATATATGAACATTCATCTCTGTCTCTCTCACATAATTGAATAAGATATTAAATGGAATTGTGGAGTTGCAATTTTTCTGTTCATAATTGATAAAATCTCATTGAAAATCAATTGTGCAACCACCTATTAGTAATTCATAGCTAAGTGATACCATGGATAAATATTGGTAATATCTATCAACCAAAAATAAATATTGGTAATATCTAGAGAAAGATGTCTGGAACCTCAAGAATATCTACCTAATTTCTTGAAGGCTATGTTGCTCAGATTTGGGTTTTAGTGTCAGATACGGTATGTTTTGAACTCAAGTATATTCAATTGTTTAAAATTTGGGGAGTCTTTGGAGAGTGATATCTCCATACTCATTCAAATTTGCATCACATATGGTTACATTGCTTTAACTCTTCATTGTTCTTGAAGTACCCTTGTTTGACACTCACGTTTAATACATAGTTGAACATAGTACATGGGTATGTGGAGATATGAACATCCAAGGACCTTTCAATTATATGGAAAAACcaggaaaaaaaaattgaacataaTCCTGTTAGACATATATCTGTATCTAACACTTTACATCCAAGTTCGAGTGACATAAAGGCACGGATGCTTCAAAAAAATAACGAGTCTGAGCAGCATAGCTTGATAGAAGGATATAAATCTTCTTATCAGAATAACATTTCACACTTACTAAGGAAAGGTTAATATTGTTTTCACTCTACATGCTTATTCCAATGTACCAAAAATTGTATTGCAAATCAACTGAAATTGTTGACTCAGCCTTTTGACTTTTTTTCCCTCTTTCAGTTATCAGGAGCTAATGAAAGAAAGCTCGAGGGTGCCATTGTTTGATCTACGGAAGTTGAATGAGTCACTTCCCGTGCCTAAAATGACTGCCTGTTCAACTGAAATTCTTGTGTTGGGTGCAAAAGATGACTTCATTGTGGTAAATCCTGTCTAAATTAATTTATGCATTTCTGATTTTCCATCATGCTTTCCTTTTTCTCGTATCTCATATCAAAGGCTGCAAATATATGAGAATATTGTGCTTTTAAGAAAAGTTAGGAGACCTTGCCTGGGATCTCTGTTACTTGGACATATCAGATACTAGTATGTGTCTGACATGATTATGTACAATTCTCCTTACCATACCCGAATATGCATTGAATATGGAGTCAAACACGggtatttcaaaaaataaaatgaagAGTCAGAGTATCATGGTATGAGATTATTACTTTAGATCATTTTAGGACCCCCTTCTCCTTGTTTATACTGGATATATCATATATGTAAATGTAGGACGCGGAAGGACTCAATGAGACGGGGAGATTTTACAACGTGACACCGATATGTATCGAAGGAGTTGCGCATGACATGATGTTGGATTGTTCGTGGGGGGAAGGTGCTAATGTCATACTATCATGGCTAAACGGTTTGAACAGATAACAATCTAAAATATCCGAATTTGTATTATCCATTCTCAATCACcaagttttcttttctttcttggaGTTTGGTCATTGTTAGGGTATATTCAAATTTTATGTTAGACAATATTAGGGTTCATTTCAGGCatttctttttttattctttttgaaAGATTTTATGCATATATTTATTTGAGCAGCAAAAAGAAAATGCCTTTTTATAGCTAACCCAATGTTTAGCTCATTTGGTTTATAAACCCACCTTTTAGGTGATGTTTAAACATTGGTTAACATTTCCCTTGTTGGGTTAATTCGTCACTTCCAAAGTTGATTGctattaattttattgaattttttttctaattataaAACCTGACAACGCTGGTATCAGAATTTAACTAAAAACtcgttataaaataaaataaataaataaatattattagagttatattaataatttaacttTTTTGAAAGGAAAAAATGCCTCTCCTTTCCATTTGAAAGATCATTACATATGATATTATAATCAGGCActtaattctttttatttttcactgTTGCGTCATTGGGATCTAACCGGTTTAATTTTTAAAGCTATATATCATACCATTAAAATAGTATTAGAAAACACAACTCAATATTGGGAGTGATTTCAGTTATTTATATATTCACAGAATATATATGCAGGTCCTAAAATTACATTATAACCATAAAATGGCAGCAAAAGAAAgcataaataaatgaaattaaataatttattttactcACTAAGGCTGCTGAATGATAATGGCAGTAGACGCCGGCAGTGTTCATAAATTCATTGACCATGAAAGAACCTGCTGTTGATCCCTGCCCTATAAAGTTGCAGCTCAGATGTAGTCGCAGTAATGACGAGCTCTGTGTTGGCTGGTTCGAACACCACATCTCCTTCAGTAACAATGCCTTCCCAACATCCAGTTTTCATTTTTCCTTCCCCAACAAATGCGAGGAAGATTGAAGGACCCGGGATGGCCGGGAAAACCACCGACGACCCTTTCGGAAGAATGCAACGATCAACCTCGAACTCATCAAACGGTGGGAGGTACCTTGTTATGTAAGGACTCAATGCAAGTCCCGAAAGGATTTCAGGGTAGCCCTGCAACATAAACGATATTATGTTatgatttttattagttttatattatatttttaattcgaATTAAAAAAATCACCTTTTCTAAGTTTAGTTTTTTGGACATGTCTACTTGAAGGTAATTAAGAGTTATATTCTGACATTCATATGTAGATGTGTTGGGTAGTCATTCTACCTGGTTATAGGTGAGCATAGAACAGAGGGTTTGGATATCACGATGCTTGGGAGTGAGACCAGCTCGGACGACATTGTCGGAGGTTGCCATGCATTCAACGCAGTCGCCACTTAAATAAGCGTGGGGCTCATTGGCCGCCAGATACAAAGCTTCCCCTGGCTTAAGTTTCACGTAATTGAAGAAGAAAGCCGATAACACACCTATGTCTCCGGGGTATTGCTTTTCCAACTGCAACACCAACTCTTCTTTCTCCGTCAGACTCCTCAACTGTTGCCCATAAAGCACaaagaaataaacggcatatgAGCAACAATATAGCTTCAAGTAGCAGTTATCTTAATGCCTAATTTGAATAGTCTGCGGTCCTAATCAAGCACCAATAATCAATGTTGAAGTTGAGCATGGAAATTGAACTCTTTGTCAGTTTTAAAAAGAAGTGATTGATAATGATGAAATTAGTGCAGACCTGACTTTGTAGGAGCAGCCGACTTTTAAGTTTGGATATAGCTTTCGTGGTCATCTCCTTGCTTGCAGACATAAGTTGCGTAAAAACCGACCGCAGAGCAGTTTTAGCTTTGTCGGCAGTATCGCCACCTCGCTCGTCAATCTCCATGACTTGCTTCGCGGATGCAGTGCCGACCAATTCTACTATCTCCGGAACATCTTCAAGCACTTCCTTAAGCTCCTGCGAGGAAAAAAGAACCGATATAGATATACATTTGCTTCAAAGAGATTATTATAGTTGACAGAATCATCGGAAAATGAAGCATAGTTTGAGCATGTTACTTCTTTGACCAGAGTGACAGACAATAAGATTGCTTTCCGTGAGTGAGATCAGTTAatgtaataataaatttaaaattagtgATGGGATATGTATTTAGATTTAAACATAATTATGGTAACAAGTGAAAATAGAGAAtatgtattaataaaatttaagttaaattttatgtatatataaaataaatcattcgtaatataattttatatatttaaattgcatttatgttaaataataattttattgataaataactaaaattttataataattcatgTCTGTATTTATTTTTAAGGCATGTGAAGTGTGCGTATAAGgggttaaaaataaaagtatactcCACCAGAGAGTGTGCTTTTACCAACAAAAGGTTCTTGCTCCAACtagaaataagagaaataagagGAGTGGTTAGGTAGCCCAATTTCAGCACTTGTCCAAATGATATTTTAACACCAATTAtcgtaataataataataactccATTATCACTCATCgagtaaattttcattttagtcacttaattaaaaaaaattacaattttattactaaattcttcaaaaaaatttcacaacactaTTAAAATTAATACCATATGGCTTTCTCTTGTTCATGTTGCTTGCACTAATTGAAAGCTTTATTTACATTTCTCTTGTACGTTCAGTTTTTGTTTATAAAATAGCTTTAAACATCACGAATttataaactaaaatttaaacaGCTTTTTTCTTTATTCTCTGACACTAACAATCAAATTGACTTAAATCTAAAGTATATTCTTCTACTCGTTAATGAGTATTAATTCACTGTACGATTGTTGAATCATCACTCGgagtttattaataattttttttaaaaaaaatttattagttgaatgaattaaataaaaactttttaaaatcaaattattataaGTTAAAAAAGAGAAGGAATACCTGGAGAGTAATGAAGCCACAAAGTGCCCTGAACTCAGTTATAGCCAAAGCCATCTCAGGTTTGTGATTAGCATCTTTGTACAGATTGGGCTTCATCTTATGCAATTCTTTGGCCAATTCTTTATCCGGATGCGCCTGTATTGACAGCGCTTTCCCCACTGACAGTACCTATTTTTACACCATTTCtgcttttatttcattttattcatcACACTGCTTCACtttcacactttttttttctaatcatataatattaaaatattaaattttatttttaaaaattctatttAAAACAAAAACTGACCCCTATTGAGTATTGACTCATCAAATGATGCGAGTTAACCAAAATTTATGAATCGAAAATGAGTGATAAGAGTTGTTCTTGttcttttttcaaattttaggTGCGACTCGACTTACCTTTTGATGAATCGGAATTTAATGGGATTAACAAAACCAAAGTTGTCATAACCAAATAAAGAAAAAGTGTAAAAAAATGGAGAGAATGAAGAAACCTTGAACAAGAAAGGAAGATCAGAGCCCCATTTTTCCAAAACCTTATGACCCAGCACTTTTGGGTTCTTCTCAATCCACTCTTTCAATCCCACATCTTGTtgctctttttcttcttcttcttctccttcctccTCAACCAAAACGTTTGGCCCCGATTCATGGGTTCCCATCCAAAACTCAGCATAAGGCTTGTTTGGCTCTATCTCTGCCCCGGAATTCAAGGCCAACAGCCTCGCCACCTCTGCCTCCGCCCCGCTTCTTCCCCACTCATAATTTTGAACCCATGCTCTTAGCCTCTTCAACTTCTCACCATTCACTCCCGCCATCGTTGAAGCCAAAAAAAAACcgagaaaatatttttaaaaaaaatagaagagaACAATGAGGATCAAGGGAATTGGGAGTGTTTGGTGGTATTTAAAGAGTATAAAAGGGTAATAAGATAGAGAACCGACATAAAATACTAATTCGGATGGCAGGAAAAGGAATCGAGGGAAAAAAACCAAGTTATATTGCGGACAAAGATATTGAGAGGAGTAATATGGGAATCCAAAGTCAAGGAGATGGGATgggaagaagaaaagagaaacaaCTTGAGCTGACAGTTATGCATATTACGGACAAATTACGGTACAGTTTAAGCATGTTGGCGCGATGAGatgggaagaagaagaagaaaaagaagaggtGGGGACTCTTTTTAACTGTAACTACTTTGATTTTATTTGCAGTTTCCTTGTTATCTCCCCACGAAATTtctatgctttttttttttctttttaataataataatagcactCCACGTATTATCAAGAGAATGTGAAAAAACCGAGGAAAATATTGTCAAAAAAGAAGGGATTGATATTCTGGTAGCACCAACTCCGGAGACGAAACGGCAACCAACTAAACAAGACACACCCTTGTCAATGGTTATCCTGTGTTGCTCTGTGTTTGGACTTTGGAACCCACATTTCCACGTGTTATACATCTAAAGCACTGATGAATTAGGTAAATTACACCAGGAATCACCCAGTTATTGCTAAGTTTATGATTTGCTCATTGAACTATGACTATTTACAAATTGATCACTAAATTTATCGATTTGTAGCATTTTGGTCCCTCATCTTTCAGCCGCAGTTAACCCGTTGACAAAATGATGATGAGGGTTAATATCTAATTTAGCCCCTAAACTATAACCAAAATACTAGCTTGGTCTTGGCTTAATTGCAAATTTTGCCCCAACCAAAATAACCAAATAGCACCTAAGACCCAAATTTTACTTACTCAACTTATGTACATGCCCTTCTACTAACTACATTCAAAGAGAGATACAAACATTATCTCAACTAAATGTATATCTTTGGATGTCTCGAAAGCCTGATGAATTAATCACAAATTAAATTTACATTTACACATGAAAATAACACATCCGCACGCTAAGCATTAAAAGTTCATTAATGCTAACATAATCTAAATTTAATACGTAGAacaataactaaataaaataaaatacattaaccataaatatatatatatatatacacttacaTACATGTCATTAAATCAATTCCCGGAACGTGCATTAGTGACCATATTTCATTGTATCATATTCTCATTCTATCCTTAAGGTGTTTAACAACATGtttcatgtcatatttcatttttattactcATCTGGTATCATAAATCAGGCCAATAATGAATCATGTCATTGAGATATTTATTTATCACATTCTTgattatatttcatttttataaatttagattttattaGCTGGATGCAAATTTAGGACAAATACATGAATTAAATCTCTAACACTTGACAATGCATACATAAGTGTTGATCGGGCATACATGCTTCGATATCACTTTCTAATATCATCCTCACCCCAAGAATTTATTGGTTTAATATTTTGTTCAACTCGACTTATTAAATTCGGCCttgaaattaatttttcaatatcAACGAAAATCGAGTCTTTACATTTTTTCCTTACTTCAAGAAATTGCGTCTAGAAAGAGATGAGGATAATAGATATGGATCGTCTCTTCCAACTCCTAAGTGACTTCCTcgatgttatgacttctccattgTAGTTTTACcaatgatatatgtttatttcTAACTCTTTCATTTCTCGAGTTGAAATGTGTTGAAGTTTCAATATTTTCATAACTCATTAACTCGTTGATAACTACTCAAAAgtgtcaatgtggaaagttaatGTGTTAATTAATTCAAGAGTAaggaataaatatatatttatatatgagaAAATATTTAGTTTATTGTCAATGGAGTTTTTAGACTCCACAAGTAGGGTC
This is a stretch of genomic DNA from Gossypium arboreum isolate Shixiya-1 chromosome 11, ASM2569848v2, whole genome shotgun sequence. It encodes these proteins:
- the LOC108472590 gene encoding mannose-6-phosphate isomerase 2-like; translated protein: MAGVNGEKLKRLRAWVQNYEWGRSGAEAEVARLLALNSGAEIEPNKPYAEFWMGTHESGPNVLVEEEGEEEEEKEQQDVGLKEWIEKNPKVLGHKVLEKWGSDLPFLFKVLSVGKALSIQAHPDKELAKELHKMKPNLYKDANHKPEMALAITEFRALCGFITLQELKEVLEDVPEIVELVGTASAKQVMEIDERGGDTADKAKTALRSVFTQLMSASKEMTTKAISKLKSRLLLQSQLRSLTEKEELVLQLEKQYPGDIGVLSAFFFNYVKLKPGEALYLAANEPHAYLSGDCVECMATSDNVVRAGLTPKHRDIQTLCSMLTYNQGYPEILSGLALSPYITRYLPPFDEFEVDRCILPKGSSVVFPAIPGPSIFLAFVGEGKMKTGCWEGIVTEGDVVFEPANTELVITATTSELQLYRAGINSRFFHGQ